The Sedimentisphaera salicampi genome includes a region encoding these proteins:
- a CDS encoding vitamin B12-dependent ribonucleotide reductase, which yields MAGKAQPKNISVKRYFSTEGKHPFDQIEWENREAVITDEKGNVIFKQEDIETPKSWSQLAAKIVVSKYFYGEAGTEQREKSIKQLIHRVARTVADRGYKDGYFTSEKQREVFYDELAYLCVNQYGAFNSPVWFNLGLKDQYGVAGSAHNFHYDPEKGESVPCEDTYTYPQCSACFIQSVEDTMEDIMRLANSEAMLFKHGSGTGTDLSTLRSSREKLSGGGVPSGPLSFMKVFDQIAGVIKSGGKTRRAAKMQSLMVDHPDIKDFINAKLREEKKAWALIEQGYSGDFNGEAYGSVMFQNANLSVRVSDEFMKAAESDSTWTTKAVTSGEQLDTYSARELMNEICEGTRVCGDPGLQYHSTINKWHTCPNEAPINASNPCSEYMFVNNSACNLASLNLMKFRNEDGSFDVESFKKAVKIFIIAQEILVDNGSYPEKKISDNSHKFRPLGLGYANLGCLMMSLAHPYDSDPARELAGAITAIMTGTAYEVSAELAVQKGAFEGYEPNREPMLNVIGMHRDKAYQLKETLCPRYLVEEAKNAWDRAYDMGTKFGYRNAQTTVLAPTGTIGFMMDCDTTGIEPDIALVKYKMLAGGGMIKYVNQTVPMALNELGYSEEQIEKIKEEIDRDDTIETSEILKKEHLPVFDCAFKARKGKRSIPWEAHLKMMAAAQPFLSGAISKTINMPNESSNEDIMQAYTEGWKMGLKAVAVYRDGSKRTQPLNTGLQEEKQEETKVKEVLVKKPYRRRLPETRCSITHKFSVAGHEGYLTVGLYDDGQPGELFITMAKEGSTVGGLMDVIGTCTSMALQYGVPLVTLVDKFRHARFEPAGMTSNKDMPFAKSLIDYIFCWLGCQFLPGYAEKNTPHKKSSSTIDLSKPFTEQPEENQEKKPSAGSTQAGRENPKTSEKTARQPAFSVTETSSTDGAAEKLSIIGQFNKQFDHFQDDAPACDICGSITVRNGTCYRCHNCGNSMGCS from the coding sequence ATGGCAGGCAAGGCTCAGCCGAAAAACATCAGCGTTAAGAGATACTTTTCCACGGAAGGAAAACACCCCTTTGACCAAATCGAATGGGAAAACAGAGAGGCAGTAATCACAGACGAAAAGGGCAATGTAATCTTCAAGCAGGAGGACATTGAAACCCCGAAGAGCTGGAGCCAGCTTGCAGCTAAAATCGTAGTAAGCAAATACTTCTACGGGGAGGCAGGCACAGAGCAGAGGGAGAAATCCATCAAGCAGCTTATCCACCGCGTGGCACGAACGGTAGCGGACCGCGGCTATAAAGACGGGTATTTCACAAGCGAAAAGCAGCGTGAGGTTTTCTACGACGAACTCGCCTATCTCTGCGTAAATCAGTACGGAGCGTTCAACTCGCCGGTATGGTTCAATTTAGGGCTCAAAGACCAGTACGGCGTTGCCGGCAGCGCGCACAACTTCCATTACGACCCCGAGAAGGGCGAATCAGTGCCCTGCGAGGACACATACACCTACCCGCAGTGTTCAGCGTGCTTTATCCAGAGCGTTGAGGACACAATGGAAGACATTATGCGTCTTGCCAACAGCGAGGCGATGCTGTTTAAGCACGGCTCTGGAACAGGCACCGACCTTTCTACGCTTAGAAGCTCTCGAGAGAAGCTATCTGGGGGCGGAGTGCCTTCTGGGCCGCTTAGCTTTATGAAGGTGTTCGATCAGATTGCAGGTGTTATCAAGTCCGGCGGAAAAACAAGGCGCGCTGCAAAGATGCAGTCTCTTATGGTTGACCATCCAGACATCAAGGATTTCATCAACGCCAAGCTCCGCGAGGAGAAGAAGGCCTGGGCACTCATAGAGCAGGGCTATTCCGGCGATTTCAACGGCGAGGCCTACGGCAGCGTTATGTTCCAGAATGCCAATCTCTCGGTACGCGTAAGCGATGAGTTTATGAAGGCCGCCGAATCCGACAGCACATGGACGACCAAAGCGGTTACTTCAGGCGAACAGCTCGACACTTACAGCGCACGTGAGCTTATGAACGAGATCTGCGAGGGCACGAGGGTGTGCGGCGACCCGGGACTTCAGTACCACAGCACAATCAACAAATGGCACACCTGCCCGAACGAGGCGCCGATAAACGCCTCCAACCCGTGCAGCGAGTATATGTTTGTAAACAATTCGGCCTGCAACCTCGCGTCGCTGAACCTGATGAAATTCCGCAATGAAGACGGCAGCTTTGATGTGGAGTCTTTCAAGAAGGCCGTGAAGATCTTCATAATCGCTCAGGAGATCCTCGTTGACAACGGCAGCTACCCGGAGAAAAAGATCTCAGACAACAGCCACAAATTCCGCCCGCTCGGGCTTGGATACGCAAATCTGGGCTGTTTGATGATGAGCCTCGCCCATCCGTACGACTCAGACCCCGCCCGTGAGCTCGCCGGCGCCATCACTGCGATAATGACAGGCACTGCATACGAGGTCAGCGCAGAGCTTGCCGTGCAGAAAGGCGCATTCGAAGGCTACGAGCCAAACAGGGAGCCTATGCTGAACGTTATCGGTATGCACAGAGACAAGGCATACCAGCTGAAGGAAACGCTCTGCCCGAGGTATCTGGTGGAAGAGGCAAAAAACGCCTGGGACAGGGCATACGATATGGGCACGAAATTCGGCTACCGGAACGCACAGACCACCGTTCTCGCCCCAACGGGCACGATCGGGTTTATGATGGACTGCGACACAACGGGAATCGAGCCGGATATTGCCCTTGTGAAATACAAGATGCTCGCAGGCGGGGGGATGATCAAATACGTTAATCAAACCGTGCCTATGGCGCTCAATGAGCTTGGATACAGCGAAGAGCAGATTGAGAAGATAAAAGAAGAAATCGACAGAGACGATACCATCGAAACCTCTGAAATACTGAAGAAAGAGCACCTGCCCGTTTTCGACTGCGCATTCAAAGCCCGAAAGGGGAAGAGGAGCATACCGTGGGAGGCGCATCTGAAGATGATGGCAGCCGCTCAGCCGTTCCTCTCTGGGGCAATCAGCAAAACCATCAATATGCCGAATGAAAGCTCCAACGAGGACATTATGCAGGCATACACCGAAGGCTGGAAGATGGGGCTCAAGGCGGTTGCCGTGTACAGGGACGGGTCTAAACGCACTCAGCCGCTCAACACTGGACTGCAGGAAGAGAAGCAGGAAGAAACGAAGGTCAAGGAAGTGCTTGTGAAAAAGCCCTACCGCAGAAGGCTCCCCGAAACTCGGTGCAGCATAACGCACAAATTCAGCGTGGCAGGGCACGAGGGCTATCTCACCGTTGGACTCTACGACGACGGCCAGCCCGGCGAGCTGTTTATAACGATGGCCAAGGAAGGCAGCACCGTAGGCGGGCTGATGGATGTGATAGGAACGTGCACATCGATGGCTCTGCAGTATGGGGTGCCGCTGGTTACGCTGGTGGATAAATTCCGCCACGCAAGATTTGAGCCGGCCGGTATGACGTCAAACAAGGATATGCCGTTCGCAAAGAGCCTTATAGACTACATTTTCTGCTGGCTGGGATGCCAGTTCCTCCCGGGATACGCCGAAAAGAATACGCCGCACAAGAAAAGCAGCAGTACGATCGACCTGTCAAAGCCGTTTACTGAGCAGCCGGAGGAGAATCAGGAAAAAAAGCCCAGCGCCGGCAGCACTCAGGCCGGCAGAGAGAATCCGAAAACATCTGAGAAAACCGCTCGGCAGCCCGCATTTTCTGTTACAGAAACCAGCTCTACTGACGGGGCGGCAGAGAAGCTGAGCATTATAGGGCAGTTCAACAAACAGTTCGACCACTTCCAGGACGACGCACCAGCCTGCGATATATGCGGGTCTATCACGGTGAGAAACGGAACCTGCTACAGATGCCACAACTGCGGAAACTCTATGGGATGTTCATAA
- a CDS encoding type II secretion system protein, translating to MKKKAFTLIELLVVISIIALLMAVLMPALGKARKQAKSTVCQTRLKQWGVIWNVYTGKYGGDFPSAYDMRQRYNINWPRGAWIIPLRHEWETNTDILRCPEAETPNEDGAYGDLDEAYWMGNTNVDEEEDLEVQEYASYGMNCWAFDEPPGAPPEVYQGREQKYYWRNITRVSRANMVPLFADAVWRGGGPHYEAGETAIQPTPYNGSQAPQEVYNFNVGYEMAHFTVRRHPKGTNLLFMDGSVNKLSIKDLYHQKWHRRFDLHGRYSEEDNEIDWPEWIEDTTN from the coding sequence ATGAAAAAGAAGGCTTTTACACTTATCGAATTGCTCGTCGTGATTTCTATAATTGCTCTGTTGATGGCGGTTCTTATGCCGGCTCTCGGCAAAGCAAGAAAACAGGCCAAGTCCACGGTCTGCCAGACTCGTCTTAAGCAGTGGGGCGTTATCTGGAATGTCTATACAGGCAAATACGGCGGCGATTTCCCAAGCGCATATGATATGCGGCAGAGATACAATATCAATTGGCCTCGAGGCGCATGGATCATTCCGCTTCGCCATGAATGGGAAACAAATACTGATATCCTCAGATGTCCTGAAGCCGAGACTCCAAATGAAGACGGCGCTTATGGAGATTTAGACGAGGCATACTGGATGGGCAACACCAATGTGGATGAGGAAGAGGATCTCGAAGTGCAGGAATATGCCAGCTACGGTATGAACTGCTGGGCGTTTGACGAACCGCCTGGAGCACCTCCAGAGGTATATCAAGGCAGAGAGCAAAAGTATTACTGGCGTAATATAACAAGAGTATCACGTGCCAATATGGTGCCGCTTTTTGCAGATGCTGTATGGCGTGGCGGCGGGCCTCACTATGAAGCGGGCGAAACCGCAATCCAGCCAACGCCTTACAACGGCAGTCAGGCTCCGCAAGAGGTGTATAACTTTAATGTTGGCTATGAAATGGCTCACTTTACAGTAAGAAGGCATCCGAAGGGAACGAATCTCTTGTTTATGGATGGGTCTGTAAACAAGTTAAGCATTAAAGATCTCTACCACCAGAAATGGCACAGAAGATTCGATCTGCACGGCCGCTACTCAGAAGAGGACAATGAAATTGACTGGCCAGAATGGATTGAAGACACTACAAACTAA
- a CDS encoding PEP-CTERM sorting domain-containing protein gives MRKCIMLMAVLAIAGLASAFAVSYTEVINDGVDAGLQPGQDIDKISMGEDAFNYYFKMEMVGAMSLTGNNFAGYNGLYFDLDQNAGTGFDGNAYDYFHSSLDGFELVADAHFGGTVSLSNTVNHYHTLTKPNGLFAGSNITWDGSYTIEYKIAKGFFTGDFCLAGATVEEGSEPENYDTTSSYCVPEPATMALLGAFGFVLRKRKS, from the coding sequence ATGAGAAAATGTATTATGTTAATGGCTGTGTTGGCCATTGCCGGTTTAGCGAGTGCTTTTGCGGTTTCCTACACTGAAGTTATTAACGATGGTGTAGACGCAGGCCTACAGCCAGGCCAGGATATCGATAAAATATCCATGGGAGAAGATGCGTTTAATTATTATTTCAAAATGGAAATGGTTGGTGCTATGAGTCTTACCGGCAATAATTTTGCTGGATACAACGGGCTATACTTTGACCTGGACCAAAACGCGGGAACTGGCTTTGACGGCAACGCCTACGACTATTTCCACAGCAGCCTTGACGGGTTTGAATTAGTAGCAGATGCTCACTTCGGCGGAACTGTAAGCCTCAGCAACACCGTTAATCACTATCATACTCTAACCAAGCCGAACGGGCTGTTTGCTGGCAGCAACATAACATGGGACGGTTCTTATACTATCGAATACAAGATAGCAAAAGGATTTTTTACCGGCGATTTCTGCCTCGCAGGAGCAACTGTAGAGGAAGGTTCAGAACCTGAAAACTATGACACTACCAGTTCATACTGTGTACCTGAACCGGCCACTATGGCATTATTAGGAGCCTTCGGATTCGTTTTAAGAAAACGCAAAAGCTAA
- a CDS encoding IS30 family transposase: MGYKHLNINERECILKMQAKGKNLSQIAEYLGRNKGTISRELSRNVSSTGDYKPHLASRYYNKRRTASKQPYRLEQNGRLCRLVINKLEQYHSPEQIAARLKIDYPYEQEMRVSHLTIYSWIKRDKAAGGDYYKYLRQGHRKRRKKHGSSDKRGRIPERAPISERPAVVDKRSRIGDWEGDTVSGKGHGSFVATHVERKTRYLLVGKMDDKSAASMNVTTKRIFRKIPKFKRKTLTVDNGKEFGGFKEMERMVGLCCCFADPYSSYQRGTNENTNGLLRQFFPKGTDFKKVSKAEIDKAVSLINNRPRKCLNYRTPNEVLWSG; this comes from the coding sequence ATGGGCTACAAACATCTTAACATCAACGAAAGAGAATGCATACTAAAAATGCAGGCAAAAGGAAAAAATTTATCTCAGATTGCCGAATATCTCGGCAGAAACAAGGGCACGATAAGTCGAGAATTGAGTCGCAATGTCTCTTCAACCGGGGATTACAAACCACACCTTGCCTCTCGATATTATAACAAACGCAGAACCGCATCCAAACAGCCTTATCGCTTGGAGCAGAACGGCCGATTGTGCCGGCTTGTAATCAATAAACTTGAGCAATATCACTCGCCCGAGCAGATAGCCGCTCGCCTTAAAATTGATTATCCCTACGAGCAGGAAATGCGCGTAAGTCATTTAACTATATATAGTTGGATAAAGAGAGATAAAGCTGCTGGCGGCGATTATTATAAGTATTTGAGGCAAGGGCATCGTAAAAGGAGAAAGAAACACGGCAGCAGCGACAAACGTGGCCGGATACCGGAGAGAGCTCCGATCAGTGAACGTCCGGCTGTTGTTGATAAACGCAGCCGCATTGGCGACTGGGAAGGTGATACCGTAAGTGGCAAGGGGCACGGTTCGTTTGTTGCCACCCATGTAGAGCGGAAAACCCGCTACCTGCTGGTCGGTAAAATGGATGACAAGAGTGCAGCCAGTATGAACGTTACTACCAAGAGAATATTCAGGAAAATTCCTAAGTTCAAACGAAAGACGCTAACGGTTGATAACGGCAAGGAATTTGGCGGATTTAAGGAGATGGAAAGAATGGTCGGTCTATGCTGCTGCTTTGCTGATCCGTACAGCTCATATCAGCGTGGTACGAACGAAAATACCAACGGACTGCTGCGTCAGTTTTTTCCAAAAGGTACTGATTTTAAGAAAGTAAGCAAAGCAGAAATTGACAAAGCAGTCTCCTTAATCAATAATAGACCAAGGAAATGCTTAAACTATCGGACGCCCAATGAGGTACTCTGGAGCGGATAA
- a CDS encoding glycoside hydrolase family 2 TIM barrel-domain containing protein produces MCFGQDRPEWDNPEIIQVNTVEPHCSMRVYDSFKAAKEGGESSLRKSLSGKWKFHITDKPSEAPKDCFGADYDDSGWDDISVPSCWQMEGFDFPIYSNAKYPFKKDKFRAPRDFNPVGTYRREFTLPEGWDERKVYIHFEGVESAFYLYVNGKQVGYSQGSRTPAEFDISSFAKDGKNSIAVQVYRWSDGSYLEDQDFWRLSGIYRDVYLYSTESVHIRDFTVRTDLDKNYEDAKLELAAEVTNSGSKERELRVSVDLFDADGKSVTYPTSRDAEVKKSETVSFDISVNSPEKWSAENPYLYKLVISLLDEKGRTVEAIPWHIGFREIEIRDSRILVNGKPVIFKGVNRHEHNAERGHTITTDDMLKDIFTMKRFNVNAVRTSHYPNMPEWYKLCDKYGLYVMDEANIESHGFGVGMDSKIAKNPDFDQAHFDRVERMVKRDKNHASIFSWSMGNEFGEGPGIIKAANWARKYDPTRPIHCESSSAHGTGQAADINSRMYARPWDLERIAQSTPEKPFLLCEYSHAMGNSNGTLKEYWAKFYKNNRVQGGFVWDWMDQGLTQPVPEEYRNSSGLEEFYAYGGWWEDERDVHTNRDFCMNGLVDSGCEPKPGLHHLKYWQQNVKVEPVNTAEGEFSVKNRFYFTNLNEIYQGQWSLTINGEELAAGEFDIDIPAQQTKEISLKVPNIEPDYGKEYFVNVGFVLKEDKPYAPAGTEMALEQFRLDEYLKPETIDSGEFPELKYQTKGDTILVGNEDFFLKISQKTGLIEDYTYGSLKLLEQGPRPYFWRAPTNNDRGAGLQNKLKKWKDAGKSFKAEEVRENLSSNVMQIVVNGKIEKVEADCNIRYQIYGSGDIAVDIKYTPQNEKGKLMFRFGTRMEAAKGLERFSWFGRGPEPSYPGKTAQPIGLFYSKVSEEWVEYARPQENGNKTAVRWAALTNEEGSGIMFAAGEDLLSVNAKHFTDEEMQSNEYTFQMQEAENIIVNVDSKQLGVGGMNSWGAMPAEPYKLYNKPRSFSYRISPVEGAQFEQTYNYRLD; encoded by the coding sequence TTGTGTTTTGGTCAGGACCGTCCGGAATGGGACAATCCGGAAATTATTCAGGTAAACACGGTTGAGCCGCACTGCTCGATGAGAGTTTACGACTCGTTCAAGGCCGCTAAAGAAGGCGGGGAATCCAGCCTCCGCAAAAGCCTCAGCGGCAAGTGGAAATTTCACATCACAGACAAACCCTCCGAAGCCCCGAAAGACTGCTTCGGCGCTGATTATGATGATTCAGGCTGGGATGATATAAGCGTTCCCTCGTGCTGGCAGATGGAGGGCTTCGATTTCCCTATCTACTCGAATGCAAAATACCCCTTCAAGAAGGATAAATTCCGCGCTCCCAGAGATTTCAACCCAGTTGGCACATACCGCAGGGAATTCACTCTCCCGGAAGGCTGGGATGAAAGAAAAGTTTATATTCATTTTGAAGGCGTTGAATCTGCGTTTTATCTTTACGTAAACGGGAAACAGGTTGGATACAGCCAAGGCAGCAGAACGCCGGCAGAATTCGATATATCCTCTTTCGCCAAAGATGGCAAAAATTCGATAGCCGTGCAGGTTTACCGCTGGTCGGACGGGTCTTATCTGGAAGATCAGGATTTCTGGCGTCTGAGCGGTATTTATCGCGATGTTTATCTCTACAGCACAGAGTCTGTTCACATTCGTGATTTCACTGTCCGCACCGATCTGGACAAAAACTACGAGGATGCAAAGCTCGAGCTTGCAGCAGAGGTTACAAATAGCGGGAGCAAGGAAAGAGAGCTTCGAGTCAGCGTTGATTTATTCGATGCCGATGGCAAATCGGTTACCTACCCAACTTCAAGAGACGCGGAAGTAAAGAAAAGTGAAACGGTGAGCTTTGATATCAGCGTAAACAGCCCTGAGAAATGGTCTGCCGAGAATCCATACCTTTACAAGCTCGTAATCTCTCTTCTGGACGAAAAAGGCAGAACAGTTGAGGCGATTCCTTGGCATATCGGCTTTAGAGAAATAGAAATCAGGGACAGCCGAATTCTTGTTAACGGCAAGCCGGTAATCTTCAAGGGCGTAAATCGTCATGAACACAACGCCGAACGAGGCCATACCATCACAACCGATGATATGCTAAAGGATATATTCACAATGAAGCGTTTCAACGTGAATGCCGTAAGAACATCGCATTACCCGAATATGCCGGAATGGTATAAGCTTTGCGATAAATATGGGCTTTATGTTATGGATGAGGCAAACATAGAAAGCCACGGCTTCGGCGTTGGTATGGACAGCAAGATAGCAAAGAATCCGGATTTCGATCAAGCCCATTTCGACCGCGTTGAGAGAATGGTAAAACGGGATAAAAACCACGCAAGCATATTCTCTTGGTCTATGGGAAATGAATTCGGCGAAGGACCCGGAATCATCAAAGCCGCCAACTGGGCACGCAAATACGACCCTACCCGGCCAATTCACTGCGAAAGCTCTTCAGCTCACGGTACAGGACAGGCGGCGGATATAAACAGCAGGATGTATGCAAGGCCTTGGGATCTTGAACGTATTGCTCAAAGCACGCCGGAAAAGCCTTTCCTTCTTTGCGAATATTCGCACGCTATGGGCAACAGCAACGGAACTCTGAAAGAATACTGGGCTAAGTTCTACAAAAACAACCGAGTTCAGGGCGGGTTCGTTTGGGACTGGATGGACCAGGGACTCACTCAGCCCGTACCCGAGGAATACCGCAACAGCTCCGGACTTGAAGAATTCTACGCATACGGCGGCTGGTGGGAAGATGAGCGGGACGTACATACGAACCGCGATTTCTGCATGAACGGACTTGTAGATTCAGGCTGCGAACCTAAGCCCGGGCTTCATCACCTGAAATACTGGCAGCAGAATGTTAAAGTTGAACCGGTGAATACAGCGGAAGGCGAGTTCAGCGTGAAAAACCGCTTCTACTTTACAAACCTCAATGAGATATATCAGGGCCAGTGGTCTCTTACAATCAACGGCGAGGAGCTTGCTGCAGGAGAGTTTGATATTGACATCCCTGCCCAGCAGACAAAGGAAATAAGCCTGAAAGTACCTAATATTGAACCGGACTACGGCAAGGAATATTTTGTAAATGTGGGTTTTGTGCTCAAGGAAGATAAACCCTACGCTCCCGCAGGCACAGAAATGGCTCTCGAGCAGTTCAGGCTGGATGAATACCTCAAACCTGAAACAATAGATTCAGGAGAATTCCCCGAGCTCAAATATCAAACCAAGGGTGATACAATACTTGTGGGCAACGAAGATTTCTTCCTTAAAATCAGCCAGAAAACAGGGCTTATTGAAGATTACACTTACGGAAGTCTCAAGCTCCTTGAACAAGGGCCGAGGCCATACTTCTGGCGTGCGCCTACAAACAACGACAGAGGCGCAGGCCTGCAGAACAAACTGAAAAAATGGAAAGACGCCGGCAAGAGCTTCAAGGCTGAAGAAGTTCGGGAAAATTTAAGCAGCAACGTTATGCAGATTGTCGTAAACGGAAAAATTGAGAAGGTGGAAGCAGACTGCAACATCCGCTACCAGATCTACGGCAGCGGAGATATAGCCGTTGATATAAAATACACCCCGCAAAACGAAAAAGGCAAGCTTATGTTCAGATTTGGAACGAGAATGGAAGCAGCCAAAGGGCTCGAGAGATTTTCTTGGTTCGGACGCGGCCCAGAGCCGAGCTACCCGGGCAAAACCGCTCAGCCTATCGGTCTTTTCTACTCCAAAGTAAGTGAGGAATGGGTGGAATACGCCCGACCTCAGGAAAACGGCAATAAGACAGCCGTACGCTGGGCAGCTCTTACTAACGAAGAGGGCTCAGGGATAATGTTCGCTGCAGGCGAAGATCTGCTGAGTGTAAACGCAAAACACTTCACCGACGAAGAGATGCAGAGCAATGAATACACCTTCCAGATGCAAGAGGCTGAGAATATTATTGTAAATGTTGACAGCAAACAGCTCGGTGTTGGCGGTATGAACAGCTGGGGAGCGATGCCGGCAGAGCCCTATAAACTCTACAACAAACCAAGGAGCTTCAGCTACCGGATATCACCGGTAGAAGGGGCTCAATTCGAACAAACCTACAACTACAGACTCGATTAA
- the rnhA gene encoding ribonuclease HI gives MDEVIIYSDGGCSPNPGPGGWGAVLISSKKPDKTKELCGGEKDTTNNRMELTAAIKALEALKRPCKVHFHTDSQYLQKAFVNGWLEKWQKKGWKTAGKKPVKNKDLWVKLLELTQTHDVHWTWVRGHCGVEYNELCDRLAAKGREKLNG, from the coding sequence ATGGATGAAGTGATTATCTATAGTGATGGGGGATGCAGTCCTAATCCCGGCCCGGGAGGCTGGGGGGCGGTTCTTATTTCTTCAAAAAAACCGGACAAAACCAAAGAACTCTGCGGCGGAGAAAAAGACACCACAAACAACCGTATGGAGCTCACAGCCGCTATCAAGGCTCTGGAAGCCCTCAAACGCCCGTGCAAAGTGCATTTCCACACAGATTCGCAGTATCTGCAGAAGGCGTTCGTAAACGGCTGGCTCGAGAAATGGCAGAAAAAGGGCTGGAAAACCGCCGGCAAGAAGCCCGTGAAGAATAAAGACCTCTGGGTAAAGCTGCTTGAACTTACACAGACGCATGATGTACACTGGACATGGGTCCGCGGCCACTGCGGAGTTGAGTACAACGAACTCTGCGACAGACTTGCTGCAAAGGGCAGGGAAAAACTGAACGGTTGA
- the murA gene encoding UDP-N-acetylglucosamine 1-carboxyvinyltransferase produces MDVFKVHGGTSLSGKIRVSGSKNSALPLMSASLLASGTTTIKDVPVLSDVLFMQKLLGEIGAECSRNEPHTLSIDAARIYKPYGDYEIVRKMRASICVLGPLLARCGRAEVSMPGGCSIGTRPVDLHIRGLRELGADIRISKGYIIAKASKGLKGKKIFLGGPFGSSVLATANVMMAATLAEGETIIESAACEPEVVDLANFLKTMGARIYNAGSPEMRIEGVPELRPTNYRVIPDRIEAGTYMVAAGITGGELEIDNCRLDHLGAVSDALEKMGMVIEKTTEGCRISSGKVIRPVDITTQPYPGFPTDLQAQFMAMLSIAQGNSVVTEKIFPDRFMHVPEMTRMGALLRKEGQCTIVNGVPGLTSAPIMASDLRASAALVLAGLAAEGETTINRVYHIDRGYEKIEEKLNKVGAEIVRESA; encoded by the coding sequence ATGGATGTTTTTAAGGTTCACGGCGGAACCTCTCTTTCAGGAAAGATTCGTGTAAGCGGGTCTAAAAACTCAGCTCTTCCACTAATGTCAGCCTCGCTTCTGGCTTCGGGGACTACAACAATCAAAGATGTTCCTGTGCTTTCGGATGTTTTGTTTATGCAGAAGCTCCTCGGCGAGATTGGAGCAGAATGCAGCAGAAACGAGCCGCATACTCTCAGCATTGATGCCGCCCGCATATACAAGCCCTACGGCGACTACGAGATAGTGCGAAAGATGAGGGCGAGCATTTGCGTCCTCGGGCCGCTTCTCGCCCGCTGCGGACGTGCTGAGGTTTCAATGCCCGGAGGCTGCTCTATCGGCACAAGGCCGGTTGACCTGCATATCAGAGGGCTCAGAGAGCTTGGAGCTGACATACGCATATCCAAAGGATACATCATCGCAAAAGCATCCAAAGGGCTTAAGGGCAAAAAGATATTCCTCGGAGGACCATTCGGCTCAAGCGTGCTGGCAACAGCAAATGTTATGATGGCTGCAACACTTGCAGAAGGGGAAACGATAATCGAATCCGCAGCTTGCGAACCGGAAGTGGTGGATCTTGCGAACTTTCTGAAAACGATGGGGGCAAGGATCTACAACGCAGGCTCGCCGGAGATGCGAATTGAAGGAGTGCCTGAGCTTCGGCCTACGAACTACCGCGTTATACCGGACAGGATAGAGGCGGGTACGTATATGGTAGCAGCGGGGATTACAGGAGGAGAGCTCGAGATAGACAACTGCCGGCTCGACCATCTCGGAGCAGTGAGCGACGCACTTGAGAAGATGGGGATGGTAATCGAAAAAACAACTGAAGGCTGCAGAATTAGCTCAGGGAAAGTGATAAGGCCGGTTGATATTACAACCCAGCCTTACCCGGGCTTCCCAACAGACCTTCAGGCACAGTTTATGGCGATGCTTTCAATAGCTCAGGGCAACAGCGTGGTTACAGAAAAAATCTTCCCGGACAGATTTATGCACGTACCGGAGATGACAAGAATGGGAGCCCTGCTCCGAAAAGAGGGGCAATGCACGATAGTTAATGGTGTGCCCGGGCTAACATCCGCTCCGATTATGGCATCTGATCTCAGGGCAAGCGCTGCTCTTGTTTTGGCTGGACTCGCTGCTGAAGGCGAAACTACCATAAACCGCGTTTATCATATCGACAGAGGGTATGAGAAAATAGAGGAAAAGCTTAACAAAGTGGGTGCGGAAATCGTAAGGGAAAGCGCTTAA